TGTCGGACGCGGACGAGGTCGAGCAGCACCCGTGCCCGCGGTGCCTGGCCGAACCGGGCTCGCCCTGCCGGTCCCGATCCGGAGCGGTCGCCGGCACCTACCACACCGGCCGGTTCGCCAAGGTTCCCCGGCTGGCCAAGCGACTGCGCGTGCCCACGCCCGCCGATCGCGGCCCGGGTCAGCCGTGGCGGCCGGGTACTCCGCCGCCGGTGCCGATCGCGGCGGACACTCCGACCGCGGACATCCGGATCGGCTACGCCCGCTGCTCGCACCTGACCCAGGAACTGCAGTCCCAGCTCGACGCGCTGGCCGCGCACGGCATCCCGCGCGAGAAGATCTTCGCCGAGAAGATCTCCACCCGCATCCGCGTCCGGCCCCAGTTCGAGGCCGCCCTCGCGACTGCCCGGGAGATCAAGGCGCACGCCCCGCACTGCCGGGTCCTGTTCACCGTCTACGAAATGAAACGCCTCGGCCGAGACTCCGCCGAGCTGACCGCCACGGCGGATCACCTGACCGCGCACGGGATCCTGCTGGAGATGCTCGCCGGGCCGATCCCCGGCATCTACGACCCGTCGGGCACCGGCCGGATGCTGTTCGGGTTCTTCGCCGCGATGGCCGAAACCGACCGCGAAACCATCCGAGAGTCCACATTGGAGGGGCTGAACGCCGCCGCCCGCAAGGGAAACCACGGCGGACGGCCGCCGGTGATCACCGACGACATGCTCCACACCGTGCTGCGCCGCCGCGCGAACGGCGAGTCCGTTCAGGACATCCGCCCGGACCTGATCATCCCGACCGGCAAGCGCAAAGGACAGAACCCGAGCCTGGCCAGCATCTACCGCGCCCTGGCCGAGCACGAGAAGCGGCAGCGATTCCCCGACGTCGTCGAGGCGGCCCACGCCGACCTCGCCGCCCTTTCCGGGGCGTCGGCGTGAACCGCGCGCGTGCGGCCGCCCGGACCGGCGCTGGGTTCGTGCAGCGGATCCGGATCGCACCGGACTCCGACACCGGCCGCTACCCGTACACCCTGCCCGTCGTGCGGCGCCTGGCCCAGGCGGGCGGGCTGGACCTCGACCCGGGCGTGACGTTCCTGGTCGGGGACAACGGCACCGGCAAGTCCACGCTGGTCGAGGCGATCGCGGTGGCGGCAGGGTTCAACCCGGAGGGCGGTTCCCAGTCGTTCCGGTTCGCCACCCGCGCCACCGAGTCGAGCCTCGGCGACCGGCTGGTGCTGCGCTGGGGTGCCCGCAAGCCGCGCACCGGGTTCTTCCTGCGCACCGAGTCCTACTACAACGTCGCCAGCGAGATCGAACGCCTCGACCAGGACCCC
Above is a window of Amycolatopsis sp. AA4 DNA encoding:
- a CDS encoding recombinase family protein; its protein translation is MAAPVRTAAMTAAAPLSDADEVEQHPCPRCLAEPGSPCRSRSGAVAGTYHTGRFAKVPRLAKRLRVPTPADRGPGQPWRPGTPPPVPIAADTPTADIRIGYARCSHLTQELQSQLDALAAHGIPREKIFAEKISTRIRVRPQFEAALATAREIKAHAPHCRVLFTVYEMKRLGRDSAELTATADHLTAHGILLEMLAGPIPGIYDPSGTGRMLFGFFAAMAETDRETIRESTLEGLNAAARKGNHGGRPPVITDDMLHTVLRRRANGESVQDIRPDLIIPTGKRKGQNPSLASIYRALAEHEKRQRFPDVVEAAHADLAALSGASA
- a CDS encoding AAA family ATPase, with product MNRARAAARTGAGFVQRIRIAPDSDTGRYPYTLPVVRRLAQAGGLDLDPGVTFLVGDNGTGKSTLVEAIAVAAGFNPEGGSQSFRFATRATESSLGDRLVLRWGARKPRTGFFLRTESYYNVASEIERLDQDPGSPPLLPAYGGISPHERSHGQSFLDLVTHRFGPGGLYLLDEPEAALSPRGCMALVARIAELTAQGSQFVVATHSPILLAVPGARILQIDSDGDIEQVGYDQAEPVALTRGFLASPERFLHHLLADE